A part of Vigna radiata var. radiata cultivar VC1973A chromosome 11, Vradiata_ver6, whole genome shotgun sequence genomic DNA contains:
- the LOC106777102 gene encoding putative 12-oxophytodienoate reductase 11, which yields MGHVSLAYLQFFSSLYNYTPATILRHYPPPLQPSHPPHMAAPANSHQSNPLITPYKMGTFNLSHRVVLAPLTRQRSYNNVPQPHAVLYYSQRASSGGLLIAEATVVSDTAQGYPDTPGIWTKEQVEAWKPIVDAVHAKGAVFFCQIWHVGRVSNSDYQPNGQAPVSSTDKPLTPQIRSNGIDKVHYTTPRRLRTDEIPXIVNDFRLAARNAIEAGFDGVEIHGAHGYILEQFMKDQVNDRTDEYGGSLENRCRFPLEVVEAVVNEXGSXRVGIRLSPFAXYAECXDSNPKQLGLYMVXALNKYGILYCHMVEPRMKTVAQKIECPDSLVPMRKAFNGTFIAAGGYEREDGMKAIAEDRADLVAFGRWFLANPDLPKRFALDAPLNKYHRETFYTSDPVLGYTDYPFLDEDSNGVAS from the exons ATGGGACACGTCAGCCTAGCTTATCTGCAATTCTTCTCATCTCTGTATAACTACACACCCGCCACTATCCTACGCCACTACCCTCCTCCACTTCAACCCTCACACCCTCCGCACATGGCTGCTCCCGCCAATTCCCACCAATCAAATCCTCTCATCACTCCCTACAAGATGGGAACTTTCAATCTCTCTCATAG ggtTGTCTTGGCACCGCTGACCAGACAGAGGTCCTACAACAACGTTCCACAACCGCACGCCGTCCTTTATTATTCTCAGAGAGCCTCCAGTGGAGGCCTTCTCATTGCCGAAGCCACCGTAGTTTCCGATACCGCTCAAGG GTATCCCGACACGCCAGGCATATGGACGAAGGAGCAAGTGGAAGCATGGAAACCTATTGTCGATGCTGTTCATGCGAAAGGCGCTGTCTTCTTTTGTCAGATTTGGCATGTGGGAAGAGTTTCAAATTCAG ATTATCAGCCAAATGGACAAGCACCCGTATCATCTACGGACAAGCCACTCACACCACAAATTCGAAGCAACGGCATTGATAAAGTGCATTACACGACACCACGGCGCCTGAGGACCGATGAAATTCCTCANATTGTGAACGATTTCAGACTTGCTGCAAGGAATGCCATCGAAGCtg GTTTTGATGGGGTTGAGATCCACGGGGCACATGGCTACATACTGGAGCAATTTATGAAAGACCAGGTGAATGACAGAACAGATGAATACGGTGGATCCCTCGAGAACAGGTGTCGATTTCCTTTGGAGGTTGTCGAAGCTGTTGTTAATGAGATNGGGTCGNATAGAGTTGGAATTAGGCTATCACCTTTTGCANAGTATGCAGAATGTGNGGACTCAAATCCCAAACAGCTGGGGCTTTACATGGTTAANGCCCTGAATAAGTATGGTATTCTGTACTGTCACATGGTGGAACCGAGAATGAAAACTGTTGCACAGAAAATCGAATGCCCCGACAGCCTGGTACCTATGAGAAAGGCCTTCAATGGTACTTTTATAGCTGCTGGAGGTTATGAACGGGAAGATGGAATGAAAGCCATTGCTGAAGACAGAGCTGATCTTGTTGCTTTTGGTCGCTGGTTTTTGGCTAATCCAGATTTGCCAAAGAGATTTGCTCTCGATGCTCCTCTCAACAAGTATCACAGGGAAACATTCTACACCAGTGATCCCGTTCTTGGTTACACTGACTACCCTTTTCTTGATGAGGACTCCAACGGTGTAGCATCCTAG
- the LOC106777104 gene encoding 12-oxophytodienoate reductase 1-like encodes MRKAFNGTFIAAGGYEREDGMKAIAENRADLVAFGRWFLANPDLPKRFALDAPLNKYHRETFYTSDPVLGYSDYPFLDEDSNGVAS; translated from the coding sequence ATGAGAAAGGCCTTCAATGGTACTTTTATAGCTGCTGGAGGTTATGAACGGGAAGATGGAATGAAAGCCATTGCTGAAAACAGAGCTGATCTTGTTGCTTTTGGTCGTTGGTTCTTGGCTAATCCAGATTTGCCAAAGAGATTTGCTCTCGATGCTCCTCTCAACAAGTATCACAGGGAAACATTCTACACCAGTGATCCGGTTCTCGGATACAGTGACTACCCTTTTCTTGACGAGGACTCCAACGGTGTAGCATCCTAG
- the LOC106777103 gene encoding putative 12-oxophytodienoate reductase 11, translating to MNKRKLLLRNCKRHSLLLLLQIFLFCYVYSCTSPKPPLPTSNSNSIESSSTLKADMAAPSPTHQLNPLITPYKMGRFNLSHRVVLAPLTRERSYNNVPQPHAVLYYSQRSSNGGLLIAEATGVSDTAQGFPDTPGIWTKEQVEAWKPIVDAVHAKGGIFFLQIWHVGRVSNTGYQPNGQQPISSTDKAVASSEYTPPRRLRTDEIPHVVNDFRIAARNAMEAGFDGVEIHGAHGFLLDQFMKDQVNDRTDKYGGSLENRCRFSLEVVEAIVNEIGADRVGIRLSPFIDYFQSGDSNPLQLGLYMANALNRYNLAYLHVVAPRMGSMGGKLESPQGMVSMRKAFNGTFIAVGGYDREEGMKAIAENRADLVAYGRLFLSNPDLPRRFALNAPLNNYDRKTFYKGHPDPLVGYIDYPFLDEEWNGVAS from the exons ATGAATAAGAGGAAACTACTGTTACGCAATTGCAAACgtcactctcttcttcttcttcttcaaatctTTCTGTTCTGTTATGTTTATAGCTGCACCTCACCAAAACCACCGCTTCCcacttcaaattcaaattcaattgaATCATCTTCAACTCTCAAAGCAGACATGGCTGCTCCTTCTCCCACCCACCAACTAAATCCGCTCATCACTCCGTACAAGATGGGCAGATTCAATCTATCACACAG AGTTGTCTTGGCACCACTCACCAGAGAGAGGTCCTACAACAACGTTCCACAACCCCACGCCGTCCTCTATTATTCTCAGAGATCCTCCAACGGTGGCCTTCTCATCGCCGAAGCTACCGGAGTCTCCGACACCGCTCAAGG GTTTCCCGACACGCCTGGCATATGGACGAAGGAGCAAGTGGAAGCATGGAAACCCATCGTCGATGCTGTTCATGCCAAAGGCGGTATCTTCTTCCTTCAGATTTGGCACGTGGGAAGGGTTTCAAACACAG GTTATCAGCCAAATGGGCAACAACCCATTTCCTCTACGGACAAGGCAGTCGCATCGTCAGAATACACGCCACCGCGGCGCCTAAGGACCGATGAAATTCCTCATGTAGTCAATGACTTCAGAATTGCTGCAAGGAATGCCATGGAAGCTG GTTTTGATGGGGTTGAGATCCATGGTGCACACGGCTTCCTACTGGATCAATTTATGAAAGACCAGGTGAATGACCGAACAGACAAGTACGGTGGATCCCTTGAGAACAGGTGCAGATTTTCCTTGGAGGTTGTCGAAGCTATTGTTAACGAGATAGGGGCTGATAGAGTTGGTATTAGGTTATCACCTTTTATAGACTATTTTCAGTCGGGAGACTCAAATCCCCTGCAACTGGGGCTGTACATGGCTAATGCCCTGAACAGGTATAACCTTGCTTATTTACACGTGGTGGCGCCGAGAATGGGAAGTATGGGAGGTAAACTTGAAAGCCCTCAGGGCATGGTGAGTATGAGAAAGGCCTTCAATGGCACTTTTATAGCTGTTGGAGGTTATGACAGGGAAGAAGGGATGAAAGCCATTGCTGAAAACAGGGCTGACCTTGTTGCCTACGGTCGTTTGTTCTTGTCGAATCCAGATTTGCCCAGGAGATTTGCTCTGAATGCTCCTCTCAATAACTATGATCGCAAAACATTCTATAAAGGCCATCCTGATCCTCTTGTTGGATACATTGACTACCCTTTTcttgatgaagaatggaatggtGTAGCATCCTAG
- the LOC106776333 gene encoding DExH-box ATP-dependent RNA helicase DExH16, mitochondrial isoform X1 gives MASFLLRHNRNLFACSLFGNKEHFRLYFQFRFQSLGAAANMVHSYSSSSGSIRNDFTDLTCPHSWYPKAREKHRRVILHVGPTNSGKTYHALKQLESSASGIYCGPLRLLAWEIAKRLNKVQVPCDLITGQEREEVDGANHKAVTVEMADVSADYQCAVIDEIQMIGCTTRGYSFTRALLGIAADELHLCGDPAAVPLIQEILKITGDEVEVQFYERLSPLIPLNVPLGSFSNIRNGDCIVAFSRKEIYSLKKRIEKEGNHLCSVVYGSLPPETRTRQFKVLLGLQASMFNDASSEFDVLVASDAIGMGLNLNISRIIFSSTKKFDGFEVRDLTVPEIKQIAGRAGRYGSNFPEGQVTCLDEDDLPLLHSSLNSPSPILERAGLLPTFDLMYMYSRLHPRYGFYQILAHFLDNAKLSENYFIVNCDQLLKVAAVIDELPLGLHEKYLFCISPADMDDEILSQGLTQFAENYAKKGLVRLREIFTPGSLKVPKTAGALKELESIHKVLDLYVWLSFRLEESFPDRELAASQKAICSMLIEEFLERLGWQRPVARRRLSSPKMSSSLLSRDVRQYL, from the exons ATGGCTTCCTTTCTTCTTCGTCACAATCGGAACCTATTTGCTTGCTCTCTGTTCG GTAATAAGGAGCATTTTCGTCTATACTTTCAGTTCAGGTTTCAAAGTTTAGGTGCTGCTGCAAACATGGTGCATTCATATAGCAGCTCTAGTGGTTCCATCAGAAATGATTTTACTGACTTGAC CTGCCCTCATTCATGGTATCCAAAGGCCCGGGAAAAACATCGTAGGGTTATCCTTCATGTTGGTCCAACAAATAGCGGTAAAACATATCATGCTCTGAAGCAGCTTGAGTCAAGTGCTTCTG GCATATATTGTGGTCCTTTAAGATTGTTGGCATGGGAGATTGCAAAACGATTGAACAAGGTACAAGTTCCTTGCGATCTCATAACAGGTCAGGAAAGAGAGGAGGTTGATGGTGCAAATCATAAAGCTGTTACAGTTGAAATGGCTGATGTATCAGCTGATTATCAATGCGCTGTTATTGATGAAATTCAG ATGATAGGTTGTACTACAAGGGGATATTCATTTACACGTGCTTTATTAGGAATTGCTGCTGATGAACTTCACCTTTGTGGTGATCCTGCTGCTGTTCCCCTTATTcaggaaatattgaaaattactGGTGATGAAGTTGAG GTTCAATTTTATGAGAGACTGTCACCTTTAATCCCACTGAATGTTCCTCTTGGGTCTTTCTCTAATATAAGAAACGGTGATTGCATTGTAGCCTTTTCACGTAAGGAGATTTACAGTTTGAAG AAAAGAATTGAGAAAGAAGGAAATCATCTTTGTTCAGTAGTGTATGGCTCACTACCACCAGAGACACGAACAAGACAG TTTAAAGTTTTGTTAGGACTGCAGGCAAGCATGTTCAATGATGCAAGTAGTGAGTTTGATGTTCTTGTGGCCAGTGATGCCATTGGAATGGGTCTTAATCTAAACATCTCTAGAATCATATTTTCCAGTACAAAGAAGTTTGACGGATTTGAGGTGCGGGATCTAACTGTACCTGAGATCAAACAGATTGCAG GGAGAGCCGGGAGATATGGGTCAAATTTTCCGGAAGGACAAGTGACATGCTTGGATGAAGATGATCTACCCTTGCTCCATTCATCATTGAATTCTCCATCACCCATTTTAGAG CGTGCTGGCTTACTTCCTACCTTCGATTTGATGTATATGTATTCCCGATTACACCCGAGATATGGTTTCTATCAAATACTG GCACATTTTCTTGACAATGCGAAATTATCTGAAAATTATTTCATTGTTAATTGTGATCAATTACTG AAAGTTGCTGCTGTCATTGATGAGCTTCCCCTCGGATTACATGAGAAATACCTTTTCTGTATCAG TCCAGCTGACATGGATGACGAGATTTTATCTCAAGGCCTAACACAG TTTGCAGAGAATTATGCAAAGAAAGGCCTTGTCCGGCTTCGAGAAATATTTACGCCAGGCTCACTCAAAGTGCCCAAGACTGCGGGTGCTCTTAAGGAGCTGGAATCCATCCATAAG GTCTTGGATCTTTACGTATGGTTGAGCTTTCGGCTGGAAGAATCTTTCCCAGACCGTGAGCTGGCTGCATCCCAAAAGGCCATTTGCAGCAT GTTGATTGAGGAATTCCTAGAAAGACTTGGGTGGCAGAGGCCAGTGGCTAGAAGAAGATTATCTTCGCCTAAAATGTCAAGTTCTCTGTTATCCCGAGATGTGAGGCAATACCTTTGA
- the LOC106776333 gene encoding DExH-box ATP-dependent RNA helicase DExH16, mitochondrial isoform X3 has protein sequence MASFLLRHNRNLFACSLFGNKEHFRLYFQFRFQSLGAAANMVHSYSSSSGSIRNDFTDLTCPHSWYPKAREKHRRVILHVGPTNSGKTYHALKQLESSASGIYCGPLRLLAWEIAKRLNKVQVPCDLITGQEREEVDGANHKAVTVEMADVSADYQCAVIDEIQMIGCTTRGYSFTRALLGIAADELHLCGDPAAVPLIQEILKITGDEVEVQFYERLSPLIPLNVPLGSFSNIRNGDCIVAFSRKEIYSLKKRIEKEGNHLCSVVYGSLPPETRTRQFKVLLGLQASMFNDASSEFDVLVASDAIGMGLNLNISRIIFSSTKKFDGFEVRDLTVPEIKQIAGRAGRYGSNFPEGQVTCLDEDDLPLLHSSLNSPSPILERAGLLPTFDLMYMYSRLHPRYGFYQILVKCICLFVFPLSIASEKKIVTASYNEVAKHCIPLNFIFKSLNLKILRCLNILYYYIPKLHYSPFIFKYCRHIFLTMRNYLKIISLLIVINY, from the exons ATGGCTTCCTTTCTTCTTCGTCACAATCGGAACCTATTTGCTTGCTCTCTGTTCG GTAATAAGGAGCATTTTCGTCTATACTTTCAGTTCAGGTTTCAAAGTTTAGGTGCTGCTGCAAACATGGTGCATTCATATAGCAGCTCTAGTGGTTCCATCAGAAATGATTTTACTGACTTGAC CTGCCCTCATTCATGGTATCCAAAGGCCCGGGAAAAACATCGTAGGGTTATCCTTCATGTTGGTCCAACAAATAGCGGTAAAACATATCATGCTCTGAAGCAGCTTGAGTCAAGTGCTTCTG GCATATATTGTGGTCCTTTAAGATTGTTGGCATGGGAGATTGCAAAACGATTGAACAAGGTACAAGTTCCTTGCGATCTCATAACAGGTCAGGAAAGAGAGGAGGTTGATGGTGCAAATCATAAAGCTGTTACAGTTGAAATGGCTGATGTATCAGCTGATTATCAATGCGCTGTTATTGATGAAATTCAG ATGATAGGTTGTACTACAAGGGGATATTCATTTACACGTGCTTTATTAGGAATTGCTGCTGATGAACTTCACCTTTGTGGTGATCCTGCTGCTGTTCCCCTTATTcaggaaatattgaaaattactGGTGATGAAGTTGAG GTTCAATTTTATGAGAGACTGTCACCTTTAATCCCACTGAATGTTCCTCTTGGGTCTTTCTCTAATATAAGAAACGGTGATTGCATTGTAGCCTTTTCACGTAAGGAGATTTACAGTTTGAAG AAAAGAATTGAGAAAGAAGGAAATCATCTTTGTTCAGTAGTGTATGGCTCACTACCACCAGAGACACGAACAAGACAG TTTAAAGTTTTGTTAGGACTGCAGGCAAGCATGTTCAATGATGCAAGTAGTGAGTTTGATGTTCTTGTGGCCAGTGATGCCATTGGAATGGGTCTTAATCTAAACATCTCTAGAATCATATTTTCCAGTACAAAGAAGTTTGACGGATTTGAGGTGCGGGATCTAACTGTACCTGAGATCAAACAGATTGCAG GGAGAGCCGGGAGATATGGGTCAAATTTTCCGGAAGGACAAGTGACATGCTTGGATGAAGATGATCTACCCTTGCTCCATTCATCATTGAATTCTCCATCACCCATTTTAGAG CGTGCTGGCTTACTTCCTACCTTCGATTTGATGTATATGTATTCCCGATTACACCCGAGATATGGTTTCTATCAAATACTGGTAAAATGTATCTGTCTATTTGTGTTTC CATTGTCCATTGcaagtgaaaagaaaattgtgacTGCTAGTTATAATGAAGTGGCCAAGCATTGTATTCCACTCAACTTCATCTTTAAatcattgaatttaaaaattcttAGGTGtcttaacatattatattattacatcCCAAAACTACATTATTCaccttttatctttaaatattgcAGGCACATTTTCTTGACAATGCGAAATTATCTGAAAATTATTTCATTGTTAATTGTGATCAATTACTG A
- the LOC106777106 gene encoding putative 12-oxophytodienoate reductase 11: MAHVTLNTPSFLLFSSKSLIRFSSIYSSTFTFTFHFKSNSNRINFNPNTATMAATATAAAAAPSHQTIPLLTPYKMGKFNLSHRVVLAPLTRERSYNNVPQPHAVLYYSQRTSKGGLLIAEATGVSDTAQGYPNTPGIWTKEQVEAWKPIVDAVHAKGGVFFCQIWHVGRVSDSSYQPNGQAPISSTDKPLPPTPRTNGLGYIEHTPPRRLRTDEIPHIVNDFRVAARNAIEAGFDGVEIHGAHGYLLDQFLKDQANDRTDQYGGSLENRCRLPLEVVEAVVNEVGADRVGIRLSPFADFNDCGDSNPLQLGLYMVNALNKYNIVYCHMVEPRMGTVGGPDENLTPMRKVFNGTFIVAGGYDREDGIKAIAEDRADLVAYGRLFLANPDLPKRFALNAPLNKYNRQTFYHEDPDPLVGYTDYPFLDEESNGVAS, translated from the exons ATGGCACACGTCACCCTTAACACTCCTTCTTTCCTCTTATTCTCTTCAAAATCGTTAATTCGTTTCTCTTCTATTTATAGCTCCACCTTCACCTTCACCTTCCACTTCAAATCTAATTCAAACAGAATCAACTTCAACCCTAACACCGCCACAATGgccgccaccgccaccgccgccgccgccgctcCTTCTCACCAAACAATCCCTCTTCTCACTCCCTACAAGATGGGCAAATTCAATCTATCTCACAG AGTTGTATTGGCACCACTCACCAGAGAGAGGTCCTACAACAACGTTCCGCAACCCCACGCCGTCCTCTATTATTCTCAGAGAACCTCCAAAGGTGGCCTTCTCATTGCCGAAGCTACCGGAGTTTCCGACACCGCTCAAGG GTATCCCAACACGCCTGGCATATGGACCAAAGAGCAAGTGGAAGCGTGGAAACCCATCGTCGATGCTGTTCATGCCAAAGGCGGTGTCTTCTTTTGCCAGATTTGGCATGTAGGAAGAGTTTCGGATTCAA GTTATCAGCCGAATGGGCAAGCACCCATTTCTTCTACGGACAAGCCACTGCCACCAACGCCTCGAACTAACGGCCTTGGATATATTGAACACACGCCACCACGCCGCCTGAGGACCGATGAAATTCCTCATATCGTCAATGACTTCAGAGTTGCTGCAAGGAATGCCATTGAAGCTG GTTTTGATGGGGTTGAGATCCACGGGGCACATGGGTACCTACTtgatcaatttttgaaagaCCAGGCTAATGACCGAACAGATCAATACGGTGGATCCCTTGAGAACAGGTGCCGACTTCCTCTGGAGGTTGTTGAAGCTGTTGTCAATGAGGTGGGGGCCGATAGAGTTGGAATTAGGTTATCACCTTTTGCAGACTTTAACGATTGTGGTGACTCAAATCCACTACAACTGGGGCTTTACATGGTCAATGCACTCAATAAGTATAACATAGTGTACTGTCACATGGTGGAACCCAGAATGGGAACTGTTGGAGGTCCAGATGAAAACCTGACGCCAATGAGAAAGGTCTTCAATGGCACTTTTATAGTTGCCGGAGGTTATGACCGGGAAGATGGGATCAAAGCCATTGCTGAAGACAGGGCTGACCTTGTTGCCTACGGCCGTTTGTTCTTGGCCAATCCAGATTTGCCAAAGAGATTTGCTCTCAATGCTCCTCTCAACAAGTATAATCGCCAGACATTCTACCACGAGGATCCTGATCCACTTGTTGGGTACACTGATTACCCGTTTCTTGATGAAGAATCGAACGGAGTAGCATCATAG
- the LOC106776333 gene encoding DExH-box ATP-dependent RNA helicase DExH16, mitochondrial isoform X2 encodes MASFLLRHNRNLFACSLFGNKEHFRLYFQFRFQSLGAAANMVHSYSSSSGSIRNDFTDLTCPHSWYPKAREKHRRVILHVGPTNSGKTYHALKQLESSASGIYCGPLRLLAWEIAKRLNKVQVPCDLITGQEREEVDGANHKAVTVEMADVSADYQCAVIDEIQMIGCTTRGYSFTRALLGIAADELHLCGDPAAVPLIQEILKITGDEVEVQFYERLSPLIPLNVPLGSFSNIRNGDCIVAFSRKEIYSLKKRIEKEGNHLCSVVYGSLPPETRTRQASMFNDASSEFDVLVASDAIGMGLNLNISRIIFSSTKKFDGFEVRDLTVPEIKQIAGRAGRYGSNFPEGQVTCLDEDDLPLLHSSLNSPSPILERAGLLPTFDLMYMYSRLHPRYGFYQILAHFLDNAKLSENYFIVNCDQLLKVAAVIDELPLGLHEKYLFCISPADMDDEILSQGLTQFAENYAKKGLVRLREIFTPGSLKVPKTAGALKELESIHKVLDLYVWLSFRLEESFPDRELAASQKAICSMLIEEFLERLGWQRPVARRRLSSPKMSSSLLSRDVRQYL; translated from the exons ATGGCTTCCTTTCTTCTTCGTCACAATCGGAACCTATTTGCTTGCTCTCTGTTCG GTAATAAGGAGCATTTTCGTCTATACTTTCAGTTCAGGTTTCAAAGTTTAGGTGCTGCTGCAAACATGGTGCATTCATATAGCAGCTCTAGTGGTTCCATCAGAAATGATTTTACTGACTTGAC CTGCCCTCATTCATGGTATCCAAAGGCCCGGGAAAAACATCGTAGGGTTATCCTTCATGTTGGTCCAACAAATAGCGGTAAAACATATCATGCTCTGAAGCAGCTTGAGTCAAGTGCTTCTG GCATATATTGTGGTCCTTTAAGATTGTTGGCATGGGAGATTGCAAAACGATTGAACAAGGTACAAGTTCCTTGCGATCTCATAACAGGTCAGGAAAGAGAGGAGGTTGATGGTGCAAATCATAAAGCTGTTACAGTTGAAATGGCTGATGTATCAGCTGATTATCAATGCGCTGTTATTGATGAAATTCAG ATGATAGGTTGTACTACAAGGGGATATTCATTTACACGTGCTTTATTAGGAATTGCTGCTGATGAACTTCACCTTTGTGGTGATCCTGCTGCTGTTCCCCTTATTcaggaaatattgaaaattactGGTGATGAAGTTGAG GTTCAATTTTATGAGAGACTGTCACCTTTAATCCCACTGAATGTTCCTCTTGGGTCTTTCTCTAATATAAGAAACGGTGATTGCATTGTAGCCTTTTCACGTAAGGAGATTTACAGTTTGAAG AAAAGAATTGAGAAAGAAGGAAATCATCTTTGTTCAGTAGTGTATGGCTCACTACCACCAGAGACACGAACAAGACAG GCAAGCATGTTCAATGATGCAAGTAGTGAGTTTGATGTTCTTGTGGCCAGTGATGCCATTGGAATGGGTCTTAATCTAAACATCTCTAGAATCATATTTTCCAGTACAAAGAAGTTTGACGGATTTGAGGTGCGGGATCTAACTGTACCTGAGATCAAACAGATTGCAG GGAGAGCCGGGAGATATGGGTCAAATTTTCCGGAAGGACAAGTGACATGCTTGGATGAAGATGATCTACCCTTGCTCCATTCATCATTGAATTCTCCATCACCCATTTTAGAG CGTGCTGGCTTACTTCCTACCTTCGATTTGATGTATATGTATTCCCGATTACACCCGAGATATGGTTTCTATCAAATACTG GCACATTTTCTTGACAATGCGAAATTATCTGAAAATTATTTCATTGTTAATTGTGATCAATTACTG AAAGTTGCTGCTGTCATTGATGAGCTTCCCCTCGGATTACATGAGAAATACCTTTTCTGTATCAG TCCAGCTGACATGGATGACGAGATTTTATCTCAAGGCCTAACACAG TTTGCAGAGAATTATGCAAAGAAAGGCCTTGTCCGGCTTCGAGAAATATTTACGCCAGGCTCACTCAAAGTGCCCAAGACTGCGGGTGCTCTTAAGGAGCTGGAATCCATCCATAAG GTCTTGGATCTTTACGTATGGTTGAGCTTTCGGCTGGAAGAATCTTTCCCAGACCGTGAGCTGGCTGCATCCCAAAAGGCCATTTGCAGCAT GTTGATTGAGGAATTCCTAGAAAGACTTGGGTGGCAGAGGCCAGTGGCTAGAAGAAGATTATCTTCGCCTAAAATGTCAAGTTCTCTGTTATCCCGAGATGTGAGGCAATACCTTTGA
- the LOC106776489 gene encoding pentatricopeptide repeat-containing protein At3g22670, mitochondrial: MFFKFGMRNLLAHRFSPRITAANASHRYLYRNPLCTTVESPDLPPWLKFSDTPTPSHAELDDDFVIPSLANWVDSHILTSKPKLPAQTSKQNSLDQVDAVSTLLKKPYSSPELVGEALNGRGFQPSSDLVSQVLKRFSNCWVSALGFFKWAKAQTGYRHSPEVYNLMVDILGKCRTFDLMWDLVKEMSQLEGYVTLDTMSKVMRRLAKARKHEDAIEAFRRMGLFGVKQDTAALNVLMDALVKGDSVEHAHKVVLEFKSRIPLSSHSFNILIHGWCKARNFDNARKAMEDMKGQGFEPDVFSYTNFIEAYCHEKDFRKVDQVLEEMRANGCTPNAVTYTTVMINLGKAGQVSEALEVYEKMKSDGCLADTPFYSCLIFILGRAGRLKDARDVFEDMPKQGVVRDVVTYNTMISTACAHSREETALRLLKEMEDGSCKPNVETYHRLLKMCCRKKRMKVLKFLLDHMLKNDISLDLATYSLLVSGLCKSGRVEDAYSFLEEMVSQGMTPKPNTLKLLIGELESKSMSEEKERVEKLMDRFSQKGNV, from the coding sequence atgtttttcaagttCGGAATGCGGAACCTCTTGGCTCACCGCTTCTCTCCCAGAATCACCGCCGCCAATGCCTCACACCGTTACCTTTACCGGAATCCTCTCTGCACCACCGTGGAGTCACCTGACCTCCCACCGTGGCTCAAGTTCTCCGACACCCCGACCCCTTCCCACGCTGAGTTAGACGACGACTTCGTTATCCCTTCACTAGCCAATTGGGTCGACTCCCACATCCTCACCTCCAAGCCCAAACTTCCCGCACAAACCTCCAAGCAAAACAGCCTCGACCAAGTGGACGCAGTATCCACACTTCTCAAAAAACCCTATTCTTCCCCCGAGCTAGTAGGTGAAGCACTTAATGGACGCGGTTTTCAGCCATCAAGCGATTTGGTTTCGCAGGTTCTCAAGAGATTCAGTAACTGTTGGGTCTCTGCTTTGGGGTTTTTCAAATGGGCAAAAGCTCAAACAGGTTATCGGCATTCTCCCGAAGTGTACAACTTGATGGTTGACATACTGGGAAAGTGCAGAACCTTTGATTTAATGTGGGACTTGGTGAAGGAAATGTCACAACTCGAAGGGTACGTCACATTGGATACAATGAGTAAGGTAATGAGAAGGCTTGCCAAGGCTCGCAAGCATGAAGATGCAATAGAAGCATTTCGTAGAATGGGGTTGTTTGGTGTTAAGCAGGATACTGCAGCGTTGAATGTTCTCATGGATGCGTTGGTGAAAGGAGACAGTGTTGAACATGCCCACAAGGTTGTTTTGGAGTTTAAGAGTAGGATTCCTTTGAGTTCTCAttctttcaatattttgatCCATGGGTGGTGCAAAGCAAGGAACTTTGACAATGCCAGGAAAGCAATGGAGGACATGAAGGGGCAGGGGTTTGAGCCTGATGTATTCTCGTACACTAATTTTATTGAAGCTTATTGCCACGAGAAAGATTTCCGCAAGGTGGATCAAGTTTTGGAGGAGATGAGAGCAAACGGGTGCACCCCTAATGCTGTGACTTACACTACTGTGATGATTAATCTGGGGAAAGCAGGGCAAGTGAGTGAAGCTTTGGAGGTTTACGAGAAAATGAAGAGTGATGGATGTTTGGCTGACACTCCATTTTACAGCTGTTTGATATTCATCCTCGGCAGAGCTGGAAGGCTAAAGGATGCTCGCGATGTGTTTGAAGATATGCCTAAGCAAGGGGTTGTGAGAGATGTGGTGACATACAATACTATGATTTCTACTGCTTGTGCACACTCGCGGGAAGAGACTGCTCTCAGGTTGCTTAAGGAAATGGAAGACGGATCGTGCAAGCCGAATGTTGAGACTTACCATCGGTTGCTCAAGATGTGCTGCAGAAAGAAGAGAATGAAGGTGCTCAAGTTTTTGTTGGATCACATGTTGAAGAACGATATAAGCCTTGATTTGGCTACTTACTCGCTCTTGGTGAGTGGTCTGTGTAAAAGTGGAAGAGTTGAGGATGCTTACTCGTTTTTAGAGGAAATGGTCTCGCAGGGAATGACTCCAAAGCCCAACACTCTCAAGCTATTGATTGGAGAGCTTGAGTCCAAGAGCATGTCAGAGGAGAAAGAGCGTGTTGAGAAATTGATGGATCGTTTTTCTCAGAAAGGAAATGTTTAG